A segment of the Populus nigra chromosome 12, ddPopNigr1.1, whole genome shotgun sequence genome:
AATCAGTTCTAATTTTTAGGTACTGTGTTTAGGTTAATCCCCAAAATGCAAACGTGCACAAACGGAGTCCACTCATTTGGATAGTAGAAAATAGTATTATACGAACAATCCTAAGACACTGCAAAGCAGAAATGGTTGCAGATTTTATGGAGTTTAAAATAGAGGTTCTACAGGGGGGGGGGGACCATAAAATAAGCTTTGCAGCTTGGGGACTTGCTAGGTTAATTTGCTAGCTAGGGTTACTATAATGTTTATGTTCACCAAGCCATGTTCTCAAATTTAGCTGGCAAAGAAGACGCTGCTGATCAACGAATAGAGTTTTCGTTTCTTTTGTTCgtgttgttttttcttccaaaattataattaggttACTTAATAATTGGAGACTATATGGAGGCAACCCTTTAAGTTgtatcatgttatattttctcAGATCCAATTGGTAAAGTAAGTTGTTTTGGTTATGAtagtttttataataacaaagaGATCAattccaaatttaattttaaaatctcgaGAATCATGGATTCATAATTTGATGATGGGTATTTCGAtaaaattttatctataaacactatataattatttatgtacaGATATCGAGAAATATGACTCACCGTTCAattcaaaaatagattaaaaaaatattcattcaaaaaataattatctataaAGACTATAAAaatgtttctaattttttttatgacattgacaatttattatttaatttttgttggtttAAACCGTATCTCTaaactaataatatatattactatattaaaaaCACGGTATGGGTATGTAGCATCAATATCTTGTATATCACATGGTATGTGAAGCATGGCCATGTGCTTATTGAGCGATACACATGTGTTTATGCATCTATATACACATGATAGCTTGCAAAGCAAAGAAGAAATTCATAAGCAAACCAAAAAGAAATGGAGGAGGAGCAAGATAAATTGTTGCCTATTGCTAATGTGGGTCGGATTATGAAGCAAATCCTGCCGCCAACTGCCAAGATTTCCAAAGAAGCAAAACAAACAATGCAAGAATGTGCAACGGAATTTATAAGTTTCGTAACCGGTGAGGCATCCGACAAGTGTCATAAGGAGAATCGCAAGACAGTGAACGGAGATGACATCTGTTGGGCTCTAGGTTCTCTAGGGTTTGATGACTATGCCGAGGCTATAGTAAGGTACTTGCATAG
Coding sequences within it:
- the LOC133670187 gene encoding nuclear transcription factor Y subunit B-4-like; translation: MEEEQDKLLPIANVGRIMKQILPPTAKISKEAKQTMQECATEFISFVTGEASDKCHKENRKTVNGDDICWALGSLGFDDYAEAIVRYLHRYREVERERSANQHKASGTEQDIEESNHINFQPQQQIEAPNGIEFRILDKGNGSSFTNPS